A window of Haliscomenobacter hydrossis DSM 1100 contains these coding sequences:
- a CDS encoding SOUL family heme-binding protein codes for MKILLILSILLVAFLLIFQLYLLVASYTSETQNYQMVFKGKDFEIRFYPAVVMATINSSAKTYQDLGSSGFGKLANYIVGGNESNLRIAMTSPVHMDINDYTSSMSFVMPAKYVQGNLPKPLNAEVMLETMADEYVAAIRFGGFATEDDIKINTRRLEKNLKRSSIAYYGSFRILGYNPPYQLLGRKNEIIVNVNWGSTSLLSIK; via the coding sequence ATGAAAATATTGTTGATCCTCAGCATACTTTTGGTTGCCTTCTTATTGATCTTCCAATTGTATCTCCTGGTGGCCTCTTACACTTCGGAAACCCAAAACTATCAAATGGTTTTTAAAGGCAAAGACTTTGAAATCCGCTTTTATCCCGCAGTAGTCATGGCCACTATCAATTCATCAGCAAAGACTTATCAGGATTTGGGCAGTTCTGGATTTGGGAAATTGGCCAACTACATTGTTGGAGGCAATGAAAGCAATTTGCGCATTGCCATGACTTCCCCTGTACATATGGACATCAATGATTACACCTCTTCAATGAGTTTTGTAATGCCCGCCAAGTACGTTCAAGGAAATTTACCCAAACCCCTGAATGCTGAAGTGATGCTCGAAACCATGGCGGATGAATACGTGGCTGCAATCAGATTTGGTGGATTTGCCACTGAAGATGACATCAAAATAAATACCCGGAGGTTGGAAAAAAACCTCAAAAGGTCCTCAATTGCTTACTATGGAAGTTTCCGCATCCTGGGATACAATCCTCCTTACCAACTATTGGGTCGAAAAAATGAAATCATCGTAAATGTGAATTGGGGATCAACAAGTTTACTAAGCATCAAATGA
- a CDS encoding BON domain-containing protein — MISDEVLQPIEIQKKDIELALAGNESLDTNDIEVIVSGSNVKLVGQVNTWLQREEAGRIASNAAGVKSLDNELMVTFNEEYVY; from the coding sequence ATGATAAGCGATGAAGTTTTACAACCAATTGAGATCCAAAAAAAGGACATCGAGCTTGCACTTGCTGGCAATGAGTCGCTTGATACCAATGATATCGAAGTCATTGTTTCCGGTTCCAACGTAAAGTTAGTGGGGCAAGTCAATACATGGCTGCAAAGGGAAGAAGCTGGCCGAATTGCCTCGAATGCTGCCGGCGTTAAGTCTTTAGACAATGAGTTGATGGTTACCTTCAATGAAGAGTATGTGTATTAA
- the dnaK gene encoding molecular chaperone DnaK, whose amino-acid sequence MGKIIGIDLGTTNSCVAVMEGNEPVVIPNDEGRRTTPSVVGFQDNGERKIGDPAKRQAITNPRRTIASIKRFMGRRASEVQGEISRMAYTIAKGDNDTVRVDIDGRMYTPQEISAMVLQKMKKIAEDYLGQEVTEAVVTVPAYFNDSQRQATKEAGEIAGLKISRIINEPTAAALAYGLDKRNKDMTIAVYDLGGGTFDISILEMGEGLFEVKSTNGDTHLGGDDFDGVIIDWLAEMFKQQENIDLRKDPMALQRLKDAAEKAKIDLSSSTETDITLPYITAVDGVPKHLTTKLTRAQFEKMIDTLVQRSLEPCRKALQDAGMSKNDIDEVILVGGSTRIPRIQQAVEDFFGKKPNKGVNPDEVVAIGASIQGGVLSGDVKDVLLLDVTPLSLGIETMGNMYDVVIESNTTIPTKKSKTYSTASDNQPSVEIHVLQGERPMAKDNRTVGRFILDGIPPAPRGVPQVEVIFDIDANGILSVTAKDKGTGKEQSVRIEASTGLDQKEIERMRAEAAANADTDRLARERAEKLNTADGLIFNTEKQIKEYGDKIPADKKADIESALNELREAHKAQDLDAIDTASQKLNTAWQAASQDLYQASNEAGADDTAPNAGAAGGSASGAPDDVTDVEYEEVDKK is encoded by the coding sequence ATGGGAAAAATTATCGGAATTGACCTTGGTACCACTAACTCTTGTGTGGCGGTAATGGAAGGAAATGAACCGGTGGTAATTCCGAACGACGAAGGTCGGCGCACCACGCCATCCGTTGTAGGTTTTCAAGACAACGGGGAGCGCAAAATCGGTGATCCTGCCAAACGCCAAGCCATTACGAACCCCAGGCGCACCATTGCTTCGATCAAGCGCTTTATGGGTCGTCGCGCATCGGAAGTACAAGGTGAAATCAGCCGCATGGCCTACACGATCGCCAAAGGCGACAACGACACCGTTCGGGTAGACATTGACGGCCGCATGTATACGCCCCAGGAAATTTCTGCAATGGTACTGCAGAAAATGAAAAAAATCGCCGAAGATTACCTTGGCCAGGAAGTTACCGAAGCAGTAGTTACGGTACCTGCCTATTTCAATGACTCTCAACGCCAGGCGACCAAAGAAGCGGGTGAGATTGCTGGTTTGAAAATCAGCCGGATCATCAACGAGCCTACGGCTGCCGCTTTGGCTTACGGCCTCGACAAGCGCAACAAAGACATGACCATTGCGGTGTACGACCTTGGTGGTGGTACCTTCGATATCTCCATCCTGGAAATGGGTGAAGGTTTGTTCGAAGTAAAATCTACCAACGGGGATACCCACCTGGGTGGTGACGACTTCGACGGCGTGATCATCGACTGGTTGGCCGAAATGTTCAAGCAGCAAGAAAACATCGATCTGCGCAAAGACCCTATGGCCTTGCAACGTTTGAAAGACGCTGCGGAAAAAGCCAAAATCGATCTGTCTTCTTCAACTGAAACCGACATCACGCTGCCCTACATCACGGCAGTAGATGGTGTGCCCAAACACTTGACCACCAAGTTGACCCGCGCACAGTTTGAAAAGATGATTGACACCCTGGTACAACGTTCGCTGGAGCCTTGCCGCAAAGCCTTGCAAGATGCTGGCATGAGCAAAAATGACATCGATGAGGTGATTCTTGTCGGTGGTTCGACCCGGATCCCGCGCATCCAGCAAGCGGTTGAAGATTTCTTTGGCAAAAAACCCAACAAAGGGGTTAACCCCGATGAGGTAGTAGCCATTGGCGCTTCGATCCAGGGTGGTGTATTGAGCGGCGATGTGAAAGACGTACTTTTGCTCGACGTTACGCCACTTTCTTTGGGCATCGAAACGATGGGCAACATGTACGATGTAGTAATCGAGTCCAATACCACGATTCCTACCAAGAAATCAAAAACATACTCTACAGCTTCGGACAACCAGCCCAGCGTAGAAATACACGTATTGCAAGGAGAACGCCCGATGGCGAAAGACAACCGTACGGTTGGCCGCTTCATCCTCGATGGCATCCCACCCGCACCTCGTGGTGTACCACAAGTTGAAGTTATCTTTGACATCGACGCCAACGGTATCCTGAGTGTAACCGCTAAAGATAAAGGCACTGGAAAAGAGCAAAGTGTACGCATCGAAGCTTCTACTGGTCTTGACCAAAAAGAAATCGAACGGATGCGCGCAGAAGCTGCCGCCAACGCTGATACCGACCGCTTAGCTCGTGAACGCGCTGAAAAACTGAACACGGCCGATGGTTTGATTTTCAATACCGAAAAACAAATCAAAGAGTACGGTGACAAGATTCCTGCTGACAAAAAAGCAGACATCGAGTCAGCGCTCAACGAATTGCGTGAAGCGCACAAAGCCCAGGATCTGGATGCCATCGATACTGCTTCGCAGAAATTGAATACGGCATGGCAGGCAGCAAGCCAAGATTTGTACCAAGCTTCAAACGAAGCCGGTGCTGATGATACTGCGCCAAACGCAGGTGCAGCAGGTGGTAGCGCTAGTGGTGCTCCCGATGACGTGACGGATGTTGAATACGAAGAAGTAGATAAGAAATAA
- a CDS encoding polyprenol monophosphomannose synthase yields the protein MSDSLVIIPTYNEKENIERMLNTVFALTHPFHVLIVDDGSPDGTAQLVKNLQEIYTDRLHLLERAGKLGLGTAYIAGFKWGLEHGYPYIFEMDADFSHNPQDLPRLYEACAIAGADLSVGSRYTRGGKVSNWSWDRIVLSYGASLYVRLMTFMPVKDPTAGFICYRRKVLESIDLDKIRFVGYAFQIEMKYASHLLGFKIAEVPITFVDRVAGVSKMSANIIQEAIVGVFQMCWRSFFNSYRRGNPM from the coding sequence TTGTCAGATAGTTTGGTCATCATTCCTACATACAATGAGAAGGAAAACATTGAGCGGATGCTCAATACGGTGTTTGCCCTTACTCACCCTTTCCACGTGTTGATCGTTGACGACGGTTCGCCGGATGGTACCGCACAACTTGTCAAGAACCTACAGGAAATATACACCGACCGATTACACCTGCTCGAACGTGCTGGTAAATTAGGACTTGGTACGGCCTATATCGCAGGATTCAAATGGGGTTTGGAACACGGTTACCCCTACATTTTTGAAATGGACGCCGATTTTTCACACAACCCTCAGGATCTTCCCCGTTTGTACGAAGCTTGTGCCATCGCTGGTGCCGATTTGTCGGTGGGTTCTCGCTACACCCGAGGCGGGAAAGTCAGCAATTGGTCCTGGGATAGGATTGTGTTGTCGTACGGGGCTTCCCTATACGTACGGTTAATGACCTTCATGCCGGTCAAAGACCCTACGGCCGGTTTTATCTGTTATCGTCGTAAAGTGCTGGAAAGTATCGATCTGGATAAAATACGTTTTGTGGGATATGCTTTTCAGATTGAAATGAAATACGCTAGCCATTTGCTTGGCTTCAAGATTGCCGAAGTACCGATTACATTTGTCGATCGGGTGGCTGGCGTGTCAAAGATGTCGGCCAACATTATTCAAGAAGCCATTGTGGGGGTATTTCAGATGTGCTGGCGGAGTTTTTTTAATAGTTACCGTAGGGGCAATCCTATGTGA
- a CDS encoding 2TM domain-containing protein: MGRNRRNQEPLTAYDIAKKRVEEKKQFYRHLSSYVVMSAFFYMINYLSSPGQWWFYWPMLGWGVGLAFHYVNIFGIPGLIEEMSPEWEEKQIQAELRRLEKKGMDISKPAPREEKPLELKELEKRKKESWDDNELV, translated from the coding sequence ATGGGAAGAAATCGAAGAAACCAGGAACCACTAACGGCATACGACATTGCCAAAAAAAGGGTGGAAGAAAAGAAACAATTCTACCGCCACCTTTCATCCTACGTGGTGATGAGCGCATTTTTTTACATGATCAATTACCTGAGCAGTCCCGGGCAATGGTGGTTTTACTGGCCCATGCTGGGTTGGGGGGTTGGCCTGGCGTTTCATTACGTGAATATATTTGGCATCCCCGGGTTGATCGAAGAAATGTCGCCTGAATGGGAAGAAAAACAAATCCAGGCGGAACTGCGCAGGTTGGAAAAAAAGGGCATGGACATCTCAAAACCAGCCCCCAGAGAGGAAAAACCGCTGGAATTAAAAGAGCTCGAGAAACGAAAAAAGGAATCCTGGGATGACAATGAATTGGTGTGA
- a CDS encoding 2TM domain-containing protein — translation MCGQSRYKQRYGENDEFFNRGPINKKEWRDFQNYKRRQQSPEAKFYKHLTWYIAIMGFFLYKNHGNIFSFFPIAFFWGIGVLVHYYSVFGWPTEAAKMPLDDDDQDEEQDEPKDKGPNWSDKDLV, via the coding sequence ATGTGCGGACAATCACGTTACAAACAACGCTACGGCGAGAATGATGAATTTTTCAATCGGGGCCCCATCAATAAAAAAGAATGGCGGGATTTCCAGAATTACAAACGCCGTCAACAAAGCCCGGAGGCCAAGTTTTACAAACACCTGACCTGGTACATTGCCATTATGGGGTTTTTCCTGTACAAAAACCATGGCAACATCTTCAGTTTCTTCCCCATTGCTTTCTTTTGGGGAATCGGCGTTTTGGTGCATTATTATTCCGTGTTTGGTTGGCCTACTGAGGCAGCAAAGATGCCTTTGGATGATGATGATCAAGACGAAGAGCAAGATGAACCAAAAGACAAAGGCCCCAATTGGTCAGACAAAGACTTGGTTTAA
- a CDS encoding serine hydrolase → MKQSCYFLAFLFSASLLFGQNFSQADAILQKNLTVYRNKVCVLVQQQGKPIYYRSIGGYDSLSIAAVASVSKTFSGVLMLALVDKGLLSLDDTLGKHLPIFTKYGKGSPTIRQLFSHSSGFPGDETSNFLSSRTMTLEEVANTVAETVPFAYQPGTAFAYGGVSMQVAGRIAEVVTGKSWNQAFEEYLGNPLGLSQTSFCLNSASNPRIAGGVCTSPKDIMLLAELILNRGKFQGKQLISAAVMEELWKDQTNKAPQLASPYPDKPRNNNPYAASTIYYGIGTWQDIYNPTTMYQEQISGAGAFGTYFWVDRVRGVTGVVFMSSLSAITTPFTFQLVDAIRTALSVSTSTREMVAQERMGIYPNPARGGHLYARTDKKGAASLVNTKGQIVLRFELSQMNRGLEVYDLPSGVYFLKSAFGIERVVLLPGGD, encoded by the coding sequence ATGAAACAATCTTGCTACTTCCTCGCCTTCCTTTTCTCCGCTTCGCTGTTATTTGGCCAAAATTTTAGCCAAGCTGATGCCATTTTACAAAAAAACTTAACCGTTTACCGCAACAAGGTGTGCGTGCTGGTGCAACAACAAGGGAAACCCATTTATTATCGCAGTATTGGCGGTTATGACTCCTTGTCCATTGCCGCAGTTGCCTCGGTGAGCAAAACCTTCAGCGGGGTATTGATGCTGGCGTTGGTTGATAAAGGATTGTTGAGTCTGGACGATACACTGGGTAAACACTTGCCCATTTTTACAAAGTATGGCAAAGGAAGCCCGACCATCCGGCAATTGTTCTCACACTCCAGTGGTTTCCCTGGGGATGAAACTTCTAATTTTCTGAGCAGCAGAACCATGACCCTGGAAGAAGTTGCCAATACCGTTGCCGAAACTGTACCTTTTGCATATCAACCCGGAACCGCTTTTGCCTATGGGGGAGTATCGATGCAAGTGGCGGGCAGGATTGCGGAAGTCGTCACGGGCAAGTCCTGGAATCAGGCCTTTGAGGAATACCTGGGCAATCCTCTCGGGTTGAGCCAAACCAGTTTTTGCCTCAACAGCGCCAGCAATCCACGCATTGCCGGGGGTGTTTGTACCTCGCCTAAAGACATCATGCTACTGGCCGAGTTAATCCTCAATCGGGGAAAATTCCAGGGAAAACAATTGATCAGTGCCGCAGTGATGGAGGAATTGTGGAAAGACCAAACCAACAAAGCCCCCCAGTTGGCCTCACCCTACCCCGATAAACCCAGAAACAACAATCCGTACGCCGCAAGCACCATCTATTACGGAATTGGTACCTGGCAAGACATTTACAACCCCACCACCATGTACCAGGAACAAATCAGCGGAGCTGGAGCTTTTGGCACTTATTTTTGGGTAGATCGGGTCAGAGGCGTTACCGGCGTCGTTTTTATGTCTTCACTTTCAGCCATCACCACTCCTTTTACGTTTCAATTGGTGGATGCCATCCGTACAGCCCTGAGTGTAAGTACCAGCACCAGGGAAATGGTAGCACAGGAGCGAATGGGTATTTACCCGAATCCTGCCCGCGGAGGGCACTTGTATGCACGAACCGACAAAAAAGGGGCCGCCAGTTTGGTCAACACCAAGGGGCAAATCGTTTTGCGTTTTGAACTCAGTCAAATGAACCGTGGCCTGGAGGTATACGACTTACCTAGTGGGGTTTATTTCCTCAAATCAGCATTCGGAATTGAAAGAGTGGTACTCCTACCCGGGGGCGATTGA